The Variovorax paradoxus genome window below encodes:
- a CDS encoding LysR family transcriptional regulator, giving the protein MTSPRSASIPASVVTRQASQLDEIQAFVAVGQTGSFSAAAALLSKDASTISRRIAALERRLGVRLIARTTRRLAITEAGNSYLARMSAVLEEMANADAELSARGNRPQGLLRISLPRTYGRLWLAPLLPRFMAAYPDVQLDVRFSDQFVDLVSEDFDVAVRLGALQSSSLVARKVGEVRRHVYASAAYLRAHGTPSAPREIAQHRCLGFAGYQRSAEWSLRKGRQRVTVGVKLAMHTDDSDSLITAAAEGAGLVIATGWLVEKHPLGGKLRPVLPDWEVGEPGAIYIVTPTASFLPAKVRVFIEMVSGALRR; this is encoded by the coding sequence ATGACCTCTCCGCGCTCCGCTTCGATCCCGGCCTCAGTGGTGACGCGGCAGGCCAGCCAGCTCGACGAGATCCAGGCCTTCGTCGCGGTCGGCCAAACCGGCAGCTTCTCGGCCGCGGCCGCCCTGCTGTCGAAGGACGCCTCGACCATCTCGCGGCGCATCGCCGCGCTCGAGCGCCGCCTCGGCGTGCGGCTGATCGCGCGCACCACGCGCCGGTTGGCGATCACCGAGGCCGGCAACAGCTATCTCGCGCGCATGAGCGCGGTGCTCGAGGAGATGGCGAACGCCGATGCCGAACTGTCGGCGCGCGGCAACCGGCCGCAGGGCCTGCTGCGCATCTCGCTGCCGCGCACCTACGGTCGGCTGTGGCTCGCGCCGCTGCTGCCGCGCTTCATGGCCGCCTATCCCGACGTGCAGCTCGACGTACGCTTCTCCGACCAGTTCGTCGACCTCGTCAGCGAGGACTTCGACGTCGCGGTGCGGCTCGGTGCGCTGCAGAGCAGCAGCCTGGTGGCGCGCAAGGTCGGCGAGGTGCGCCGCCACGTCTACGCCTCGGCCGCCTACCTGCGCGCGCACGGAACTCCGAGCGCGCCGCGCGAGATCGCGCAGCACCGCTGCCTGGGCTTCGCGGGCTACCAGCGCAGCGCCGAATGGTCGCTGCGCAAGGGCCGCCAGCGCGTCACCGTGGGCGTGAAGCTCGCGATGCATACCGACGACTCCGATTCGCTGATCACCGCCGCGGCCGAGGGCGCGGGGCTGGTCATCGCCACCGGCTGGCTGGTCGAGAAGCATCCGCTGGGCGGCAAGCTGCGGCCGGTGTTGCCCGACTGGGAGGTCGGCGAGCCCGGCGCGATCTACATCGTGACGCCCACCGCGAGCTTCCTGCCCGCGAAGGTGCGCGTGTTCATCGAGATGGTGAGCGGCGCGCTGCGGCGCTGA
- a CDS encoding DUF3237 domain-containing protein, giving the protein MTLTSLLRSAAWLFGGVLAAPIVPAAPAGSALPPLRTEFLATLVAPLHAPQAPSANLLVFSPRAGGTLRGRINAEVIDPTGDWVRVMPNGSMRIDVRMMARLDDGELLYVTYGGVLRKPDEASWSRFMAGERIDAPRWYYVVTPQFETASKKYAWLNDVQALGRFLSIQTGEQAHVAFELLELK; this is encoded by the coding sequence ATGACCCTGACCTCGCTCCTGCGCTCGGCCGCCTGGCTGTTCGGCGGCGTGCTCGCCGCGCCCATCGTGCCGGCCGCGCCCGCCGGCAGCGCGCTGCCGCCGCTGCGCACCGAATTCCTCGCCACGCTGGTTGCACCGCTCCACGCGCCGCAGGCGCCGAGCGCCAACCTGCTGGTGTTCTCCCCGCGCGCCGGCGGCACGCTGCGCGGCCGCATCAATGCCGAGGTGATCGATCCCACGGGCGACTGGGTGCGCGTGATGCCCAACGGCAGCATGCGCATCGATGTGCGGATGATGGCCCGGCTCGACGACGGGGAGCTGCTCTACGTGACCTACGGCGGCGTGCTGCGCAAGCCCGACGAGGCGAGCTGGTCGCGCTTCATGGCCGGCGAGCGGATCGACGCGCCGCGTTGGTACTACGTGGTCACGCCCCAGTTCGAGACCGCCTCGAAGAAGTACGCCTGGCTCAACGACGTGCAGGCACTGGGCCGCTTCCTCTCGATCCAGACCGGCGAACAGGCGCACGTGGCCTTCGAGCTGCTCGAACTCAAGTAG
- a CDS encoding helix-turn-helix transcriptional regulator, whose amino-acid sequence MRSHPAGDLPPFVSSQIEITIAPETTPGASVSRKGWGQRQQTRVEKGTIWISPMGVAEDDIRISRYLPSIFHIYLSMDRLLALSDPEGDAGASLHHVRYLAGVRDESIVQIGHALAEDMRNPSAAGRMLVDSLTAALANRMARDYCDTGMPRGTAATAARDMRRVRLAIEFMRAHLDQPIGLDEIAAAVAVSPFHFARLFRASTGLPPYRYLANLRMENARRLLADGRMPLAEIALSMQFSTPANFARAFRQATGLSPSEYRRQSS is encoded by the coding sequence ATGCGCTCGCATCCGGCCGGCGACCTGCCGCCGTTCGTGTCGAGCCAGATCGAGATCACGATCGCGCCCGAGACCACGCCCGGCGCATCGGTGAGCCGCAAGGGCTGGGGACAGCGGCAGCAGACCCGGGTCGAGAAGGGCACCATCTGGATCAGCCCGATGGGCGTCGCCGAGGACGACATCCGGATCAGCCGCTACCTGCCGTCCATCTTCCACATCTACCTGTCGATGGACCGACTGCTCGCCTTGAGCGATCCCGAGGGCGACGCCGGCGCATCGCTGCACCACGTCCGCTACCTCGCGGGCGTGCGCGATGAATCGATCGTGCAGATCGGTCACGCCCTGGCCGAAGACATGAGGAATCCCTCTGCCGCGGGCCGCATGCTGGTCGACTCCCTGACCGCGGCCCTGGCGAACCGCATGGCCCGCGACTACTGCGACACAGGGATGCCGCGCGGCACCGCGGCGACGGCCGCGCGCGACATGCGACGCGTCCGGCTGGCGATCGAGTTCATGCGTGCGCACCTTGACCAGCCCATCGGCCTGGACGAGATCGCCGCGGCCGTCGCGGTCAGCCCCTTCCATTTCGCGCGCCTGTTCCGTGCCTCGACCGGCCTTCCGCCCTACCGGTACCTCGCGAACCTGCGCATGGAGAACGCGCGGCGCCTGCTGGCCGATGGCCGGATGCCACTGGCGGAGATCGCGCTGTCGATGCAGTTCTCGACGCCCGCCAACTTCGCGCGGGCCTTCCGGCAGGCCACCGGCCTGTCCCCGAGCGAGTACCGCCGCCAGTCGTCCTGA
- a CDS encoding response regulator, producing the protein MRIQILRGCFRIAVIEGDSLMRELASRWLSDAGHEVVLLAERQRTPVPGLDLVMLDIANPGRASGRVEALRALHQAPVMVVSAHQRKAPGASPLLARRVGAAAILPKPYTRDELLAAVASACASSRGAREQ; encoded by the coding sequence TTGAGGATTCAAATCTTGCGGGGTTGTTTTCGCATCGCGGTCATCGAGGGCGACTCTCTCATGCGGGAGCTGGCGAGCCGGTGGCTGTCCGACGCGGGGCACGAGGTCGTCTTGCTCGCCGAGCGCCAACGCACGCCGGTGCCGGGACTGGACCTGGTGATGCTGGACATCGCGAACCCCGGCCGTGCCTCCGGGCGCGTCGAGGCGTTGCGCGCGCTGCACCAGGCGCCGGTGATGGTGGTGTCGGCGCACCAGCGAAAGGCGCCGGGGGCATCGCCGCTGCTCGCCCGCCGGGTCGGTGCCGCCGCCATTCTTCCCAAGCCCTATACGCGGGACGAGCTACTGGCGGCGGTCGCGTCGGCCTGCGCTTCGTCCCGCGGCGCCCGGGAACAATGA
- a CDS encoding LysR family transcriptional regulator, giving the protein MKLQDLDLNLLRAFDALMRERHVTRAGERLEMSQSSMSVSLAKLRDLLGDELLMRAGTGWMPTERALVLWPRVQEAIAALERLTEPVRFDPATSTQVFRLIVIDYIDLLMMPSVMRRIRQEAPGVRVHMLQTNPHHFGEMMAAGELDLALTYFPNAPTYVKGRKLFSDRFLGLAARSHPVHGAALDVPSFCALPHVTIEPDASQIYNVQIDAALEPHGLRRRVQMIKPSFLALPFVLETSDMVASVPARLARRMSRMAEVEAFDLPLDLPLFDVRMVWHPRTDHSPAHEWLRELMLACARDA; this is encoded by the coding sequence ATGAAGCTGCAAGACCTCGACCTGAACCTGCTGCGTGCCTTCGATGCGCTGATGCGCGAGCGGCACGTCACGCGCGCGGGCGAACGGCTCGAGATGAGCCAGTCGTCGATGAGCGTGTCGCTCGCCAAGCTGCGCGACCTGCTGGGCGACGAGCTGCTGATGCGCGCCGGCACCGGCTGGATGCCGACCGAGCGCGCGCTCGTGCTGTGGCCGCGCGTGCAGGAGGCGATCGCCGCGCTCGAGCGCCTGACCGAGCCCGTGCGCTTCGACCCCGCGACCTCGACACAGGTGTTTCGGCTCATCGTCATCGACTACATCGACCTGCTGATGATGCCCTCGGTGATGCGCCGCATCCGCCAGGAGGCGCCGGGCGTGCGGGTGCACATGCTGCAGACCAACCCGCACCACTTCGGCGAGATGATGGCGGCCGGCGAGCTCGACCTGGCGCTGACCTACTTCCCGAACGCGCCGACCTACGTCAAGGGCCGCAAGCTGTTCTCCGACCGCTTCCTGGGCCTGGCCGCGCGCTCGCACCCGGTGCATGGCGCGGCGCTCGACGTGCCCTCGTTCTGCGCGCTGCCGCACGTGACGATCGAACCCGACGCATCCCAGATCTACAACGTGCAGATCGACGCCGCGCTCGAGCCGCACGGCCTGCGTCGGCGCGTGCAGATGATCAAGCCCAGCTTCCTCGCGCTGCCCTTCGTGCTCGAGACCTCCGACATGGTGGCCAGCGTGCCGGCGCGGCTCGCGCGCCGCATGTCGCGCATGGCCGAGGTCGAGGCCTTCGACCTGCCGCTGGACCTGCCGCTGTTCGACGTGCGCATGGTCTGGCATCCGCGCACCGACCACTCGCCGGCGCACGAGTGGCTGCGCGAGCTGATGCTGGCTTGCGCGCGCGACGCCTGA
- a CDS encoding cupin domain-containing protein — protein MAIPQIRVTREEMRQRVAYFKDLKGFDGGLPDSRHPSAERKLYNAVGFQPPRGKGGDDVISPVGAQAAENAAIRISEGFNLGFCEAKPGKGPMMHNHDTNETFMPLTGRWRCSWELDGREEYFDVGPWDIFSFPAGVNRRFENITHEEPGKTHFLMFVIGGNAPEADFTEDAKKTLREEGLLA, from the coding sequence ATGGCCATTCCCCAGATCCGTGTCACCCGCGAAGAGATGCGCCAGCGCGTCGCCTACTTCAAGGACCTCAAGGGCTTCGACGGCGGGCTGCCCGACAGCCGCCATCCGAGCGCCGAGCGCAAGCTCTACAACGCGGTGGGCTTCCAGCCGCCGCGCGGCAAGGGCGGCGACGACGTGATATCGCCGGTCGGCGCGCAGGCGGCCGAGAACGCCGCCATCCGCATCAGCGAGGGCTTCAACCTCGGCTTCTGCGAGGCCAAGCCCGGCAAGGGCCCGATGATGCACAACCACGACACCAACGAGACCTTCATGCCGCTCACGGGCCGCTGGCGCTGTTCGTGGGAGCTCGACGGCCGCGAGGAGTACTTCGACGTCGGACCGTGGGACATCTTCTCGTTCCCGGCCGGCGTCAACCGCCGCTTCGAGAACATCACACACGAGGAGCCGGGCAAGACGCACTTCCTGATGTTCGTGATCGGCGGCAACGCGCCCGAAGCGGACTTCACCGAAGACGCGAAGAAGACGCTGCGCGAAGAAGGCCTGCTGGCCTGA
- a CDS encoding tripartite tricarboxylate transporter substrate binding protein, translating to MTDAIPNPARRRLSLAAAALCAAPAWARAAPDWPARPIRIVVPFAAGISPDIVARLVGDALVRTLGQPVLVDNKAGAAGMIGAEAAARSPADGYTVFMSVESIVGVLPHIYSRLPYDHFRDFVPVTQVVQVPYFLVTAPGLALNSLPAVLAQARDKPGSIDFASLGVGSGAHVRMAMFNSLAGVRMNHVPYKGSPLADLMGGQIALVFEPATTALPLIKAGKLRALAVTSAQPHPLAPEVPPVASLLPGYRADGWQGFFVPRGTPQEVVATLNTHTVRALRHPDVAARIAQLGLQAVGNTAEEFAAITRSEYEKWGKVARDNDIRVE from the coding sequence ATGACCGATGCGATTCCGAACCCCGCGCGGCGCCGCTTGTCGCTGGCCGCCGCGGCGCTGTGCGCCGCGCCCGCCTGGGCGCGCGCCGCCCCCGACTGGCCGGCCAGGCCGATCCGCATCGTCGTGCCCTTCGCGGCCGGCATCTCGCCCGACATCGTGGCGCGGCTGGTCGGCGATGCGCTGGTGCGCACCCTGGGCCAGCCGGTGCTGGTCGACAACAAGGCGGGCGCGGCCGGGATGATCGGCGCCGAGGCCGCGGCGCGCAGCCCGGCCGACGGCTACACGGTCTTCATGTCGGTCGAATCGATCGTCGGCGTGCTGCCCCACATCTACAGCCGGCTGCCCTACGACCACTTCCGCGACTTCGTGCCCGTGACCCAGGTGGTGCAGGTGCCGTATTTCCTCGTGACCGCGCCGGGCTTGGCGCTCAACTCGCTGCCGGCCGTGCTCGCGCAGGCGCGCGACAAGCCCGGCAGCATCGATTTCGCGTCGCTGGGCGTGGGCTCGGGCGCGCACGTGCGCATGGCGATGTTCAACAGCCTCGCGGGCGTGCGCATGAATCACGTGCCCTACAAGGGCTCGCCGCTGGCCGACCTGATGGGCGGGCAGATCGCGCTGGTGTTCGAGCCGGCCACCACCGCGCTGCCGCTGATCAAGGCCGGCAAGCTGCGCGCGCTGGCGGTGACCAGCGCGCAGCCGCATCCGCTCGCGCCCGAGGTACCGCCCGTGGCCTCGCTGCTGCCCGGCTACCGCGCCGACGGCTGGCAGGGTTTCTTCGTGCCGCGCGGCACGCCGCAAGAGGTGGTGGCCACCTTGAACACGCACACGGTGCGTGCGTTGCGGCACCCGGACGTGGCCGCGCGCATCGCGCAGCTCGGCCTGCAGGCGGTGGGCAACACGGCCGAGGAGTTCGCCGCCATCACGCGCAGCGAGTACGAGAAGTGGGGCAAGGTCGCCCGCGACAACGACATCCGCGTCGAATGA
- a CDS encoding tripartite tricarboxylate transporter substrate binding protein, with translation MPVSRSRRLALQRLGLAALAATTGRAAFAQAGWPTKPIKLVVPFSAGVSPDVVARILSEPLGQALGQPIVIDNRAGAAGIIGAEVAARSPGDGYTLFMTVNSIMGINPNVYAKLPYDTFRDFAPVTQVALVPYVLITGPSQPDASLRELLARAKAKPGSVDYGSLGVGSGPHVVMEMMNNMAGVQMVHVPYKGSPLADVMAGQMPIAFEPATTAIPLVRSGKLRALAVTSPKRSALLPEVPAVAELLPGYDGDGWQGFYVPAATPQPIVARYNRELVKILRNPEVQRKLTELGLVPVGNSVEQFGAISRSEFEKWGRIAKANRIRIDG, from the coding sequence ATGCCCGTCTCTCGTTCCCGGCGCCTCGCGCTCCAGCGCCTGGGCCTCGCGGCCCTGGCCGCCACCACGGGCCGCGCGGCCTTCGCGCAGGCCGGCTGGCCCACCAAGCCGATCAAGCTCGTCGTGCCGTTCTCGGCCGGCGTGTCGCCCGACGTGGTGGCGCGCATCCTCAGCGAGCCGCTGGGCCAGGCGCTCGGGCAGCCGATCGTCATCGACAACCGCGCCGGCGCGGCCGGCATCATCGGCGCCGAGGTCGCGGCGCGCAGTCCCGGCGATGGCTACACCCTCTTCATGACCGTCAACTCGATCATGGGGATCAACCCCAACGTCTACGCCAAGCTGCCCTACGACACCTTCCGCGACTTCGCGCCCGTGACGCAGGTCGCGCTGGTGCCCTATGTGCTGATCACCGGCCCGAGCCAGCCCGACGCCAGCCTGCGCGAGTTGCTGGCGCGCGCCAAGGCCAAGCCGGGCTCGGTCGACTACGGCTCGCTGGGCGTGGGCTCGGGCCCGCACGTGGTGATGGAGATGATGAACAACATGGCCGGCGTGCAGATGGTGCACGTGCCCTACAAGGGCAGCCCGTTGGCCGACGTGATGGCCGGCCAGATGCCGATCGCCTTCGAGCCCGCGACCACGGCGATCCCGCTGGTGCGCAGCGGCAAGCTCCGCGCGCTCGCGGTGACGAGCCCGAAGCGCAGCGCGCTGCTGCCCGAGGTGCCGGCCGTGGCGGAACTGCTGCCCGGCTACGACGGCGACGGCTGGCAGGGCTTCTACGTGCCGGCCGCCACGCCCCAACCCATCGTCGCGCGCTACAACCGGGAGCTCGTGAAGATCCTGCGCAACCCCGAGGTCCAGCGCAAGCTCACCGAACTGGGGCTGGTGCCGGTGGGCAATTCGGTCGAGCAGTTCGGCGCGATCTCGCGCAGCGAGTTCGAGAAGTGGGGGCGCATCGCGAAGGCGAATCGGATACGCATCGACGGCTAG
- a CDS encoding alpha/beta hydrolase, with translation MTTLAEDLPAMPENLRRFVAAQPLHRFTDTRGLAWSLRDTGTRGDTATAGPPPLVLLPGALGNGDSAWRIAQAFATERRVLSITYPGGVAPELLALGLEELLRERRTGAVALWASSYGAWWAQAFALRFPDQVAALWLGNTFVDGRDVAQHPLFDALWLAASDSATVIARWDQALRGRPDDLLRAVQLHMLHAGLPASDFHGRLRQVAGAAELPASRAIANTVVFECEDDAIIAPATRARVRARYPKARHLTQAQGGHYPHIVTAELLVERMRDWLQ, from the coding sequence ATGACGACGCTCGCCGAAGACCTGCCCGCGATGCCCGAGAACCTGCGCCGCTTCGTCGCCGCGCAGCCCCTGCACCGCTTCACCGACACGCGGGGTTTGGCCTGGTCGCTGCGCGACACCGGCACGCGCGGCGACACGGCCACCGCCGGGCCGCCGCCGCTGGTCCTGCTGCCGGGCGCGCTGGGCAACGGCGACAGCGCCTGGCGCATCGCGCAGGCCTTCGCCACCGAGCGCCGCGTGCTGAGCATCACCTACCCGGGCGGCGTCGCGCCCGAGCTGCTCGCGCTCGGGCTCGAGGAGCTGCTGCGCGAACGGCGCACCGGCGCGGTCGCGCTCTGGGCCTCGTCGTACGGCGCCTGGTGGGCGCAGGCCTTCGCATTGCGTTTCCCTGATCAGGTGGCGGCGCTCTGGCTCGGCAACACCTTCGTCGACGGACGCGACGTGGCGCAGCATCCGCTGTTCGATGCGCTCTGGCTCGCGGCCAGCGACAGCGCCACCGTGATCGCGCGCTGGGACCAGGCGCTGCGCGGGCGGCCCGACGACCTGCTGCGCGCGGTGCAGCTGCACATGCTGCATGCCGGCCTGCCCGCTTCGGACTTCCACGGGCGGCTGCGCCAGGTGGCGGGAGCGGCCGAGCTGCCGGCGTCGCGGGCGATCGCGAACACCGTGGTCTTCGAATGCGAGGACGACGCGATCATCGCGCCCGCGACCCGGGCCCGCGTGCGCGCGCGCTATCCGAAGGCGCGCCATCTCACGCAGGCGCAGGGCGGCCACTACCCGCACATCGTCACGGCCGAGCTGCTGGTGGAGCGCATGCGCGATTGGCTGCAATGA
- a CDS encoding PAS domain-containing protein, with translation MARPSTAPSLPHELRKDLDRAEARFHHLVEATGDVIWITECDPERVVYCSESFEQIWGYTVAQLYREPGLWIQCIHDEDRDRIGLAFHDWLAQPTERWEAEFRIVRPDGELRWIHERGVAMVEGDGKLRVVGASADITRLRLTAAALRESEERFALAVEGSADGIWDWDLQTGMMFMSERAQFLYGLPPSADASRPRAEWMTLVLEPQADVAARRDAIARYIAGETDSLDAEWLFRQPDGTDRWRRIRGRCLRNPEGKAIRLSGSISDVDARRREQASRQQSQRLEAVGTFAGGIAHDFNNILGAILGFGEMSLRRTRAGSRMRRDLESIVTAGERGRALVDRILAFSRSSVSERVRVHFEQVARESADLLKPALQGEIELVCDFRAGTAAIMGDPTQVHQVVGNLAINAMQAMPDGGTLRIALACESLPQGRSATTGPLASGDYVVLTVSDTGIGIALENRQRIFDPFFTTKEVNVGTGLGLSLVHGIVAELGGAIDVASSLGCGSTFVVYLPRMGDVPAPPAVEARRLPRGGKQRVLVVDDDPALVRMTSQLCADLGYEWTACTSGAEAARLFGEAPDRFDAVLTDERMPGMTGMALLRLMKDIREDLPVIVMSGYLGDTLVHRARAEGASQVLAKPVARAELAAALSSLFPGAAGRSAGRRDRRQ, from the coding sequence ATGGCGCGACCTTCGACGGCCCCTTCGCTCCCGCACGAACTGCGCAAGGACCTCGACCGGGCCGAGGCGCGCTTCCACCACCTGGTGGAGGCCACGGGCGACGTGATCTGGATCACCGAGTGCGACCCCGAGCGCGTCGTGTACTGCAGCGAGAGCTTCGAGCAGATCTGGGGCTACACGGTCGCGCAGCTCTACCGCGAGCCGGGCCTCTGGATCCAGTGCATCCACGACGAGGACCGGGACCGGATCGGCCTGGCCTTCCACGACTGGCTCGCGCAACCGACCGAGCGCTGGGAGGCGGAATTCCGGATCGTTCGTCCGGACGGCGAGCTGCGATGGATCCACGAGCGCGGTGTCGCCATGGTCGAGGGCGACGGCAAGCTGCGCGTCGTCGGCGCCTCGGCGGACATCACGCGGCTGCGGCTGACGGCGGCGGCGCTGCGCGAGTCCGAGGAGCGCTTCGCGCTGGCGGTGGAGGGCTCGGCCGACGGCATCTGGGACTGGGACCTGCAGACCGGCATGATGTTCATGTCCGAACGCGCGCAGTTCCTCTACGGGCTGCCGCCGAGCGCCGATGCCTCGCGCCCGCGCGCCGAGTGGATGACGCTGGTGCTCGAGCCGCAGGCCGATGTCGCCGCCCGCCGCGATGCCATCGCGCGCTACATCGCCGGGGAAACCGACTCGCTCGATGCCGAATGGCTGTTCCGGCAGCCGGACGGCACCGACCGCTGGCGAAGGATCCGCGGGCGCTGCCTGCGCAACCCCGAGGGCAAGGCGATCCGGCTGAGCGGATCGATCAGCGACGTGGACGCGCGCCGGCGCGAGCAGGCATCGCGCCAGCAGTCGCAGCGGCTGGAGGCGGTCGGCACCTTCGCCGGCGGCATCGCGCACGATTTCAACAACATCCTCGGCGCCATCCTCGGCTTCGGCGAGATGTCGCTGCGGCGGACCCGCGCCGGAAGCCGCATGCGCCGCGACCTCGAATCGATCGTGACCGCCGGGGAACGCGGCCGCGCGCTGGTCGACCGCATCCTCGCCTTCAGCCGCAGCAGCGTCAGCGAGCGGGTGCGGGTTCATTTCGAGCAGGTCGCGCGCGAATCGGCGGACCTGCTCAAGCCGGCCTTGCAAGGCGAGATCGAACTCGTCTGCGATTTCCGGGCGGGAACGGCGGCAATCATGGGCGACCCTACCCAGGTCCACCAGGTCGTGGGCAACCTGGCGATCAATGCGATGCAGGCCATGCCCGACGGCGGAACGCTGCGCATCGCGCTCGCCTGCGAGTCCCTTCCGCAGGGCCGTTCGGCCACGACGGGCCCGCTGGCCTCGGGCGACTACGTCGTGCTGACGGTCTCCGATACCGGCATCGGCATCGCGCTCGAGAACCGGCAGCGCATCTTCGATCCGTTCTTCACGACCAAGGAAGTCAACGTCGGCACCGGCCTCGGCCTGTCGCTGGTGCACGGCATCGTGGCGGAATTGGGCGGTGCCATCGACGTCGCGTCGAGCCTGGGATGCGGCAGCACCTTCGTCGTCTACCTGCCGAGGATGGGCGACGTGCCGGCGCCGCCGGCGGTCGAGGCGCGGCGCCTGCCGCGCGGCGGCAAGCAGCGCGTCCTCGTGGTCGACGACGACCCGGCGCTGGTCCGCATGACCTCCCAGCTGTGCGCGGACCTCGGCTACGAATGGACGGCCTGCACCTCGGGTGCCGAGGCCGCCCGCCTCTTCGGCGAAGCGCCGGACCGCTTCGATGCCGTGCTCACGGACGAGCGCATGCCCGGCATGACGGGCATGGCGCTGCTGCGCCTGATGAAGGACATCCGCGAGGACCTGCCGGTCATCGTGATGAGCGGCTACCTGGGCGACACCCTGGTCCACCGCGCCCGCGCGGAAGGTGCATCGCAGGTGCTGGCCAAGCCGGTCGCGAGGGCCGAGCTGGCCGCGGCCCTCTCCTCATTGTTCCCGGGCGCCGCGGGACGAAGCGCAGGCCGACGCGACCGCCGCCAGTAG
- a CDS encoding response regulator, whose protein sequence is MLESDAFTHAAHVLAVDDDPSIRELIVHYLGDHDLRVTAVTSEREMRSVLARDPANLVVLDLRLGRENGLEIARALRAETKLPIIILTALQDEADRVMGLELGADDYVTKPFSPRELLARIRALLRRSRMHETVADAVADVRAYRFEGWELNVRLRKLRAPAGHGVSLRNAEFNLLLAFLASPHRVLSRQRLLELSRLHDAEVYDRSIDVMVGRLRRKVEQDPRNPSLILTERGAGYIFTPAVHTVRG, encoded by the coding sequence ATGCTGGAGAGCGATGCATTCACGCACGCCGCGCACGTGCTCGCGGTCGACGACGACCCGTCCATCCGCGAGCTGATCGTGCATTACCTCGGCGATCACGACCTGCGCGTCACCGCCGTCACCAGCGAGCGCGAGATGCGTTCGGTGCTCGCCCGCGACCCGGCCAACCTGGTCGTGCTCGACCTTCGCCTCGGACGCGAGAACGGACTGGAGATCGCCCGGGCGCTGCGCGCGGAGACGAAGCTGCCGATCATCATCCTGACGGCCCTGCAGGACGAGGCGGACCGCGTGATGGGCCTCGAGCTCGGCGCCGACGACTACGTCACCAAGCCCTTCTCGCCGCGCGAGCTGCTGGCGCGGATCCGTGCGCTGCTGCGACGCTCGCGCATGCACGAGACGGTCGCCGATGCCGTGGCCGACGTGCGCGCCTACCGGTTCGAGGGCTGGGAGCTCAACGTGCGCCTGCGCAAGCTCCGGGCGCCGGCGGGCCACGGCGTCTCGCTGCGCAACGCCGAGTTCAACCTGCTGCTGGCCTTCCTGGCCTCGCCGCATCGCGTGCTCTCGCGGCAGCGCCTGCTGGAGCTGTCCAGGCTGCACGACGCGGAGGTCTATGACCGCTCGATCGACGTCATGGTCGGAAGGCTGCGCCGGAAGGTCGAGCAGGATCCCCGCAACCCGAGCCTGATCCTCACCGAGCGCGGGGCCGGGTACATCTTCACGCCGGCGGTCCACACGGTTCGCGGCTGA
- a CDS encoding response regulator transcription factor, producing MVPRVEVFVCHESPLVRAGLGATLQGHADLSVTVASDTLPAPAELRCDVLVADYATGLRCIEALAPSPEFRHGPSPRLLIVTSRDGEWDIRSALTRGVPGYLLLECPAERLLHAVRSLARGGRCYDDAVSARMAESLVHAPLTKRERDVLNLISQGAGNKHIARTLDIQLGTVKTHVKAILAKLDVRTRTQAVVVAEHRGLTGTVCG from the coding sequence ATGGTTCCACGCGTGGAAGTCTTCGTGTGCCACGAATCGCCGCTCGTTCGCGCGGGGCTGGGCGCCACCCTGCAGGGCCACGCCGATCTCTCGGTGACCGTGGCGAGCGACACCTTGCCCGCGCCCGCGGAACTTCGCTGCGATGTGCTGGTGGCCGACTACGCGACGGGCCTGCGATGCATCGAGGCGCTGGCGCCATCGCCCGAGTTCCGGCACGGGCCGTCGCCGCGATTGCTGATCGTCACCTCGCGGGACGGCGAGTGGGACATCCGCAGCGCGCTGACCCGTGGCGTGCCCGGCTACCTGCTGCTCGAGTGCCCGGCCGAACGCCTGCTTCATGCGGTGCGCTCGCTGGCCCGTGGCGGCCGTTGCTACGACGACGCGGTCTCGGCGCGCATGGCCGAGAGCCTCGTGCACGCGCCGTTGACGAAGCGCGAGCGCGACGTGCTGAACCTGATCTCGCAGGGCGCGGGCAACAAGCACATCGCGCGGACGCTGGACATCCAGCTCGGCACCGTCAAGACGCATGTGAAGGCCATCCTCGCGAAGCTCGACGTGCGCACCCGGACGCAGGCCGTCGTCGTCGCCGAGCATCGCGGCCTGACGGGAACGGTCTGCGGATGA